Part of the Arthrobacter globiformis genome is shown below.
GTCCGATCTCCGCGGAAAGGCGCTGGGACGGGCCAGCCAGCCGTTTGAGATTGAGGACATTTCCGCCGAGGAACGGGTGGCGGTCATTGACCGGGCCGCCATGATGGCGCTGAACGGCGTCGGGGCCTCCCCCGACGCCGTGCTGGCCGTCAGTGCCGGCATCGCCGCCCCGGTGGACCGGAAAGGCAACGTCCTCGCATCCCAGCACTTCTGGGGGCTGTTCGACGTCGGCCTTGGGTCCGCGCTTCACAAACTCCGGGGATGGACGGTGCTGCTGGAGAACGACGCCAACCTGGCCGCCCTGGGCGACCGGTGGCGGGGCGCGGCGGCGGGTGTGGACGACGTCGTCGTGATCCTGGCGAGTGAGCGCTTCGGTTCCGGCGTTATCGAAGGCGGCCGCCTGCTCCATGGCAGCGGCGGCGGCGCGGGTGAACTCGCGTACCTGGACCTGGTGGAGGGCGTGGGCGACACGTTCGGCATAGCGACGCTGGCGCGGACCTGGGCCGCGGAGGCGCTGGAGAGCACCGCAGAGACGTCCCTCCGCGACCATGCGGCCACGGGGGCCGAGGCGGAGCACGTCTTTGCCGCGGCGGCTGACGGCGACTCGGAGGCTCTGAAAATCCTGGACCGGCTGGCCGACAGGATGGCCCGGGTAATCGGCTCGGTGGCCACCATGATCAACCCCGAACTCGTGGTGATCGGCGGGGCCGTGGCCAACTCTGCGGGGGTCCTGCTCGAGCCCATTGCCGCCCGGCTGCCGGAGTTCACGGCCACCCCGCCGCGGGTGGCGGTCTCGCCGCTGGGCGATGCAATCGTGACAGTGGGCGCGGTCCGGCGGGCCCTGGACTACGTGGAGACGAACACTCTGGACCTGGAGCTCAACCTCCCGGCGTAAACCAAGACAAGCGCGAACGTACACTTGGGGCCCCAAAGCCACGCACGTTGGGGGCCCCACTGTACGTTCGCGCTGTTCTACTCCGGCATGATCCCTACTCCGGCATAATCATGGTCCGCAGGTCGAGCTGGCGCAGCACCCTGTCAGCCACCTCGGGGTCCATGTCCGGCTCGCTACGGGCCGCAACCACTTCCTGCCGGGCGGCGTCCAGTGCGATGGTCTGGACCGTGATGGCCAGCTCCCTGCCCCGCTCACGCTTCTCGGCAAGGCTCTCGTTGCGGAGGCTGCCGTCCAGCAGTTCGGCATGGAGCCGGGTCATTTTCTCCTTCACCAGCGCCACCTTCTCCGGCGG
Proteins encoded:
- a CDS encoding ROK family protein, which codes for MSEMTAATPQLLRRVSAGAVLDFMRASGAVTVTEVIQATGLTRATAISVCEDLMQRGWITELENQRAFGGYQKGRPARRFELNERAGYVLGMDVGFSKATVVVSDLRGKALGRASQPFEIEDISAEERVAVIDRAAMMALNGVGASPDAVLAVSAGIAAPVDRKGNVLASQHFWGLFDVGLGSALHKLRGWTVLLENDANLAALGDRWRGAAAGVDDVVVILASERFGSGVIEGGRLLHGSGGGAGELAYLDLVEGVGDTFGIATLARTWAAEALESTAETSLRDHAATGAEAEHVFAAAADGDSEALKILDRLADRMARVIGSVATMINPELVVIGGAVANSAGVLLEPIAARLPEFTATPPRVAVSPLGDAIVTVGAVRRALDYVETNTLDLELNLPA